The nucleotide sequence CAAGGCTGGCGAATAGTTATAAACAAAACCTATAACTAACTAAAGCTAAATAGTATCACTCTATACCTTGACATCAGGAAAATCTTATTCTATCTTATTGCCTACAAAATTGATAGGGAAAACAAAATGGTTTGTGAACCCTAAGCATTCGAAGGAGCGCCTATGATAAGTGACTGTCGAATGCCGAGAGGCATTCTGAAAACGAACTAGCCGAAAGTCTTTCGTCCTTAAGGCTTTGCAGGTTAGAAAAATAAGCCTAAGGATATCTTCAAAAACCATATATCGCGAGCACGGGTCTCTTTAGACCCGGTTGCCCGCTGCAACCTAAAAAGGAATTTTTATCATGACGACACAGAACAAGCTCCACTTTGAAACTCTCCAGATTCACGTTGGCCAGGAACATGCAGATCCCACAACCGATTCTCGCGCAGTTCCCATCTACCAGACCACTTCCTACGTGTTCCATAGCGCTCAGCATGCCGCTGACCGTTTCGCCCTGAAGGACGCCGGTAACGTCTATGGCCGTATCAACAACTCTACGCAGGGCGTGCTCGAAGAACGTATCGCTGCCCTCGAAGGTGGTGTTGCCGCTCTCGCCGTCGCTTCCGGTGCAGCTGCCATTACCTACGCCATCACGGCTCTCGCCCGCAAGGGTGACCACGTGGTTGCACAGCGTACGGTTTACGGCGGTACCTTCAACCTGCTGCAGCACACGCTCCGCGAATTCGGTATCGAAACCACTTTCGTGG is from uncultured Fibrobacter sp. and encodes:
- a CDS encoding PLP-dependent transferase; the protein is MTTQNKLHFETLQIHVGQEHADPTTDSRAVPIYQTTSYVFHSAQHAADRFALKDAGNVYGRINNSTQGVLEERIAALEGGVAALAVASGAAAITYAITALARKGDHVVAQRTVYGGTFNLLQHTLREFGIETTFV